The Magnetospirillum sp. XM-1 genomic interval TGCAAGATCCACTTCTTCTGCATGGACCTGCCGCACTCTGATGCGACCTTCGTAAAGGCGTATCCGGCGGAGACCACCGAGGCGTTTCTGGATGGTCACGTGGCCGCGTTCGACCGTTTCGGCGGCCTGCCGGTGTCGATCCTCTACGACAACACGACGCTGGCGGTGGCCAAGATTCTCGGCGACGGCAAGCGGAAGCGGACGAGGGCCTTCACCGAGCTGCAGTCCCACTACCTGTTCACGGATCGCTTCGGCCGTCCCGGCAAGGGCAATGACAAAGGCAAGGTCGAGGGGTTGGTGGGCTACGCCCGGCGTAACTGGATGGTGCCCAAGCCGGTGGCCGCTGATTTTGACGCGTTCAATGCCATGTTGCTGGCTCGCAGTCTGGAGCACCACGGCGATGTGCTGCGGGGCCACCACCAGACCATAGGTGAGCGGCTGGCCGCTGATCTTGCTGTCTTCCGTCCATTGCCTGCCGCCCCCTTCGAGCCGTGCGACAAACGCCCCGGCCGGGTCAGTTCGCTCAGCCTGGTGCGCTACCGCTGTAACGACTATTCGGTGCCGACCCAGTTCGGTCACCGCGAGGTGCTGGTGAAGGGGTTTGTCGATGAGGTGGTGATTGCCCACGGCAACGAGGTGATCGCCCGTCATCCCCGGTCATACGACAGTGCCGACTTCGTGTTCGATCCCCTGCATTATCTCGCCCTGCTGGAGCAGAAGACCGGCGCACTGGACCAAGCCGCTCCACTCCAAGGATGGCAATTGCCCGATGTGTTCGCCGAGTTGCGCCGCCTGCTGGAAGCCCGCATGGACAAACGTGGCCGACGGGAGTTCGTTCAGGTTCTGCGACTGCTGGAGGTCTTCCCGCTGGCGCCGGTGACGGCGGCGATCAGGGATGCCATCGAGCGCGGCGCCATCGCCTTCGATGCCATCAAGCACCTGACCTTATGCCGGATCGAGCGGCGTCCGCCGCGACTGGATCTGTCGGCCTATCCCTTCCTGCCTGGCACGGAGGTCAAGACCACGGCCGCCGCCGATTACATGGCCTTGCTGGGAGAAGCGGCATGACGACATCCGCCGAGACGGCTCTGCCGCAGGTTCTGCTGGCCCATCACCTGAAAACCCTCAAGCTGCCGACCTTTCTGCGCGAATACGACAAGCTGGCCCAGCTCTGCGCCGCCGAGGGCGTCGACCATCCCCGCTATCTGCTGCGGCTGGCTGAACTGGAGCTGATCGAGCGGGAACGACGGACGGTCGAGCGCCGCATCCGAGAGGCCCGGTTCCCAGCGGTCAAATCGCTCGACAGCTTCGACTTCACCGCCATCCCGTCGCTCAACAAGATGCTGGTGCTCGATCTGGCGCGTTGCGACTACATCACCCGGCGCGAAAACGTCATCGCGCTGGGCAATTCCGGCACCGGCAAGACGCACACGGCCCTAGCCCTTGGGCTGGCGGCCTGCCAACACGGCTTCTCGGTCGGCTTCACCACTGCGGCCGGACTGGTCAGCCAGATGATGGAGGCCCGCGATGAGAAGCGTCTGCTCAAGCTCCAGAGCCAGATCCAAGCATACAAGCTGCTCATCATTGATGAACTGGGCTACGTGCCACTGTCGCCCACCGGCGCCGAACTGCTGTTCGAGGCGTTCAGCCAACGCTACGAACGCGGCTCCACCATCGTCACCTCGAACCTGCCATTCGACGAGTGGACTTCGGTGTTTGGCTCGGAACGTCTGACCGGCGCACTGCTCGACCGTCTCACCCATCACGTCCACATTCTGGAGATGAACGGCGAGAGCTACCGTCTTGCGCATTCCAAGGCACGGCGACGGAAGGCCGCTTCGCCCGGATCAACCACACCACCGGACATCATCAATCCAGACACCGGCGAGATCATCACCCCCTGACCACCACGCGAAATCAGCGGCCGAAAATGCGAAGGGGGGCCGATCGGCCCCCCTTCGCATTTCCCCCATCCCAACCACCGGGTGGCTCCCTTTTGCTCCGGCGTGGTGGCTCCCTTTCTCTCCGGCGTTGACATGATTGGCTATTATGGATTAGCCCCCACGGCGGTGGTCCCGACCGCCATGCCCAGGTCGATCAAGACCGGGCAACCACCGAACCCGGTACCCTGTCTACTCTTGGGGCAACTGGCGACCGATCTGGAATGGGCCGGTCAGGGCATCGGCACCGGGCTTCTGGCCCACGCCCTGACCCGCTGTGTTCAGGGGGCACGGCTGATCGGTGGTCGTGCATTGATAGTGAATGCCATTGACCCCGATGCAGCATCGTTCTGGCGGCGACGAGGATTCCTTCCTTCGAAGGACGATCAGTTGGTGCTATTCCGGTCTATCGCTGATATCGCGGCATCACTGGCGGCAGTGGGGATTAAGGTCGAATAGACCTCCTCACGATCCACGAACGGGTCGAGCATCGCATTAAAAATGCGAGGGTCGCGTAGCCGAATTTGACTCACACAGTACTCACATGGTTGATTCGTCTAAAATATAATGCTTTATAATCAATTTATTGTAAGACATGCCCGTTCATTCGTAATGCGCGGGCCGGGGGTTCGAGTCCTCTCGCCGGCACCATTTTTCCCAATAAAATCAATGATGCAGGGTCGCTGAAAAGCGGCCTTTTGCATTTCACACTCTTTTCACATAAGCTCAGAGCGAGTGAGAATGGAATTGCTACAATTAATAGTTGTTTTGGTGCGAAATGCCCCGAGAAAAAAAGACAGAATATTTCTACTATGATGACAAGGCGATAGCGCTCTACCAGCGGCCAAACAGCACCTTGTGGCAGACGCGGATCGTCAAAGAAGACGGCAAGGCATTTGTCCGCAGCACAGGCGAGCGCAATTTTGACAAGGCTTTGGCTTGGGCACGCAAGGAGAAGATGCGGGCCGAGGTGCTGACGGAGCAAGGGCTTGATCCCAACACCAAGTCCTTCAAATCGGTGGCCGAGCTTTGGCTTGCTGCGATTGGCCGCGATCCGTCCAACAAGCCTCGCAAGATCAGCGACTACACGAAGATCGTGAAGCGCTACCACATCCCATATTTCGGCAAGCACAAGATCACGCAGATCACGCAAAAGACCTTGGGCGAATACGAGATTTGGCGAACGGCGTTTTGGCAGACTGGTCCTGGTGCTGAGCAGCGCGAAGAGACAATCCGCAAGCGCGACGGCACATCATACACGCGGGAAAAGACGGTCACGAGCAAGGGCAAGGGCGACGCGGAAGACACCGTGCTGAGGCAAATCTTCAAATTTGCCGTCGCCAACGACTACCTTGATGGTTCGCGAATGCCGATCATCGGGCAAAAGACGACACGGGGCGATAATGGCGCTGTGAACCGACGCCCAGCGTTCACGAAGGAGCAGGCCAAGGCCATCTTGGATTACTGCAACAGCTTCCCCGACGATCCTTCGGAAAAGCTGACCAACGAGCGGATGGTGTTCAGCGCGTTCATTCACCTCGTTCTCGGCACGGGGCTTCGGCCAGGGAAAGAGCATCAACCGATCAAGTGGAAGCACTTTTCCGTCAAGGTCGTTGAGGGCGTGGAACACGCCTATTTGACCATCGTGAAAAATACGAAAACGGGATCGAGGCCAGTGCGCTGCGACAGCTTTGTTTGGCCGATGCTGTCGGGCTTTCGCTATGTCAGCAAGTTCAATGGCGAAGAGGATTTCGTCTTGGCCAATCAGGAAACGGGCGAGGCGGTTGCGTCGTTCAAGCGGCAGTTCAACACCATGTTGAAGGCGCTGGACATGGAAACTGACGTGCATGGCGACCACTTCACGCCGTACAGCTTGCGCCATACCTATGCCACGCTAAAGCTGAACGAGGGCGTTCCAGAGCGGTTGGTCGGTATCAACATGGGCACCAGCCCCGACATGATCCACCTTTATTACGGGCACGACACGTCGGTAAGCAGGGCCAACGAATTCAACACAGACATTGACTGGCTGACGCTGGATGGGGAGAAGTTGAAGAAGGTCAAGCGACAGCGCGATCCGAAAAAGAAGCCCTGACCTGTCGTGTTACACGACGGGCGCACCTTCAGCGCAGTATGTTAAGCTGATCGGCAGCAAGGATGGGATGGGCAGGATACCATCGGAGCGCATAATTGACGAAGGTCCGCTTTATCGTTCTGGCACTGTCGGTGATGTTCGCCACAAGTTGGCTATTCGACGAGTATCTGGAGCCGCGCTTCAAAGCGCTCTACATGCTGATCCCACTCATTGCCTTGTTTGTTTTTCATCACGCCCTATTCCCGCATAAGTCAAAGAAAGGGAAAGGCGATGACGCAAGCGAACAGGAAGGCAAGAAGCAGTGAGTTGTCGCGCGACTTAATATCTCACAGACGAACGCACCTCCAATCAAAAAATATATTGGCTATTGTTTAATTTGCGCGGCAGCGCGAAATTCATTTAACTTGTCGGCAGCACGAGGGTGCTTCTGCGCAATCGCACATAGATACTCAGACATATCCCCGGGATTATGCGGCTTTGGGATGGCTCCTGTAGCACCAGCAGCAAGCGTAGCTCGTAAAATTGCCTCATCGCGGGACGCTGTGAATACGACCAGCGGAATTTTGGCAACTTGCGGCTTGCTGGTGCAGCGGATTGCGCCAATCACTGCTAGGCCGTCTAGGGGCTCCATAGACAAATCGCAAATTATCAAATCAGGGGTTAAGTCGCCGAAGGCAATTCTCAACCCTTCTAGGCCATCTGCGGCCTCTAAAACCCGAGCCGCGCCCATTGCTGAGAGCAACTTACTGAGTATTGTTCGCGTGGTTACATCATCATCGATAACAAGGGCGCACACATAGTTCTCATCAAACTTTTTAATTTTGTCCATTGTAGCATTCCATAATATGGTTCGCAGAACGCCACTCCCCATCAATAAATATAGAGCTATATAAAGGCCCAGCATCACTCCCAAATGGGATTGGAGCGCGAAAATTTTTGATAAATTTTTGGCCTCATCGGCTATGCCTTACGGTGAGTTCGACAACACCCGACAGACCCCGAGTGAGTGTCGTGTTACACGACAGGCGCACCTTATATATAGGCCGCCATATATAGGCCGCCGCCGCTTTGGCCCTTTGCGCGTCGTACACTCCGCCAATTTTAGCGCCCAGCAGTACGGCACTCATGGAAACAGCCCCGCTTGTACGGGGCTGTTTGGCGTTTAAGCGAGCTTCTTGCCGAAGCGTCCCTTCATCGCGGCCAATTGCTTGTCCAGTTCGCCAGCGACCACCGCGTCGCGCACCAGTGTCAGCGTGGGCACCAGTTCCGCCACGTCGCCGATCTCAATGGCCGTCTTCTTCGGCTTGCCGCAACAGCGCGTCGGGTCTTTTCGCTCAGCTTCAGCTTGTCCAATGCACTCATCATCACATCCTCCAATAGGAACACATGACGAACATGCTATGGCCTGATGGCCGAACAGGACAACCGAAAGGCAGGTGTAGGTTTAACCTACGGAAGGCCGTGTCGTGTTACACGACAGAGGGACGTGCATAACTTGT includes:
- the istA gene encoding IS21 family transposase gives rise to the protein MKPVDLYLLVRQSVFVEGRSRRETARLFGIARKTVDKMCAFSVPPGYRRKEPAARPKLDRFTGIIDQILANDPKMPVKQRHTAKRIFERLKAEHGFTGGYTIIKEYVAEQRLRSKEMFVPLYHPPGHAQVDFGEALAVIGGVECKIHFFCMDLPHSDATFVKAYPAETTEAFLDGHVAAFDRFGGLPVSILYDNTTLAVAKILGDGKRKRTRAFTELQSHYLFTDRFGRPGKGNDKGKVEGLVGYARRNWMVPKPVAADFDAFNAMLLARSLEHHGDVLRGHHQTIGERLAADLAVFRPLPAAPFEPCDKRPGRVSSLSLVRYRCNDYSVPTQFGHREVLVKGFVDEVVIAHGNEVIARHPRSYDSADFVFDPLHYLALLEQKTGALDQAAPLQGWQLPDVFAELRRLLEARMDKRGRREFVQVLRLLEVFPLAPVTAAIRDAIERGAIAFDAIKHLTLCRIERRPPRLDLSAYPFLPGTEVKTTAAADYMALLGEAA
- the istB gene encoding IS21-like element helper ATPase IstB, producing the protein MTTSAETALPQVLLAHHLKTLKLPTFLREYDKLAQLCAAEGVDHPRYLLRLAELELIERERRTVERRIREARFPAVKSLDSFDFTAIPSLNKMLVLDLARCDYITRRENVIALGNSGTGKTHTALALGLAACQHGFSVGFTTAAGLVSQMMEARDEKRLLKLQSQIQAYKLLIIDELGYVPLSPTGAELLFEAFSQRYERGSTIVTSNLPFDEWTSVFGSERLTGALLDRLTHHVHILEMNGESYRLAHSKARRRKAASPGSTTPPDIINPDTGEIITP
- a CDS encoding tyrosine-type recombinase/integrase translates to MPREKKTEYFYYDDKAIALYQRPNSTLWQTRIVKEDGKAFVRSTGERNFDKALAWARKEKMRAEVLTEQGLDPNTKSFKSVAELWLAAIGRDPSNKPRKISDYTKIVKRYHIPYFGKHKITQITQKTLGEYEIWRTAFWQTGPGAEQREETIRKRDGTSYTREKTVTSKGKGDAEDTVLRQIFKFAVANDYLDGSRMPIIGQKTTRGDNGAVNRRPAFTKEQAKAILDYCNSFPDDPSEKLTNERMVFSAFIHLVLGTGLRPGKEHQPIKWKHFSVKVVEGVEHAYLTIVKNTKTGSRPVRCDSFVWPMLSGFRYVSKFNGEEDFVLANQETGEAVASFKRQFNTMLKALDMETDVHGDHFTPYSLRHTYATLKLNEGVPERLVGINMGTSPDMIHLYYGHDTSVSRANEFNTDIDWLTLDGEKLKKVKRQRDPKKKP
- a CDS encoding response regulator encodes the protein MDKIKKFDENYVCALVIDDDVTTRTILSKLLSAMGAARVLEAADGLEGLRIAFGDLTPDLIICDLSMEPLDGLAVIGAIRCTSKPQVAKIPLVVFTASRDEAILRATLAAGATGAIPKPHNPGDMSEYLCAIAQKHPRAADKLNEFRAAAQIKQ